A single Dreissena polymorpha isolate Duluth1 chromosome 14, UMN_Dpol_1.0, whole genome shotgun sequence DNA region contains:
- the LOC127857362 gene encoding uncharacterized protein LOC127857362 translates to MAERLRRYKLSPHLYPRFQYAVTEVERAHRKFDKLTKQCGITDNQRLPPFGYVYVNILETEGHPLIEEEHLTPNKIDENLDFDTVSHAKAKDMFDEAPNNRKYPTVYVTRFSGDNYLPDYFGNLTILINNDHNHVGSTFSKYDDIYICVSNHANFAKDISNMLERYVFAHIRYKTELLDRITSAEMHTDYTHDLGRALENTQIKQLPSGPVASFGKLTLHRVVSTPEALQKLVEASLDSGVDIKMHVETAVKMKPKLMQAVAEIRTMFKRSRVPQDEHPKLRDRQQHFDEEVANELFKEVPEVLGVGYRLDTLIVNLNSSIQDDKASINNIQSKIVKFLQSRNKQILDITFRFCKSEMREYAHGDQTVGDCITTGSKRGTLGGFAWKGTSEDEKCCLISAKHVLDDEEEKNVLRVSTNGDKIIAQTLRRRDDLEYLLPVDIAAARLMAESITVPSLLDSTGAEKPCRVYDYQNPEQLESLNGLIVHLWAVNSKPGKGKITTPKYFRRLGAKIQNIIGIENPDSDDEERDGASVGTRLATYGDSGSLVCADTPDGDFIHAIGMLMGEESADENTKMYVSCDLQSGIEHMADKYQDTFRLCNSIL, encoded by the exons ATGGCCGAAAGATTACGCCGATACAAGCTGAGTCCGCATCTGTATCCGCGTTTCCAGTATGCAGTAACAGAGGTCGAACGTGCGCACCGGAAGTTTGATAAGTTAACAAAACAATGTGGTATCACGGATAACCAAAGACTGCCACCATTTGGATATGTTTATGTGAACATTCTAGAAACTGAAGGACATCCATTGATAGAAGAGGAACATCTCACTCCAAACAAAATAGACGAGAATCTTGATTTCGACACCGTCAGCCATGCCAAGGCTAAGGACATGTTTGATGAAGCACCTAATAATAGAAAATATCCCACCGTTTATGTAACGAGGTTCAGCGGGGACAATTATTTGCCGGACTACTTTGGGAATTTGACAATCTTGATAAATAATGACCATAACCACGTTGGTAGCACGTTTTCTAAGTACGATGATATATACATTTGTGTTTCAAATCATGCAAACTTTGCCAAAGACATCAGCAATATGTTGGAGCGCTACGTCTTTGCCCATATACGTTACAAAACCGAGCTGCTGGATCGCATCACAAGTGCAGAAATGCACACAGATTACACACACGATCTTGGTCGTGCTTTGGAAAATACCCAAATCAAGCAATTACCTTCAGGTCCAGTGGCATCGTTCGGAAAACTAACACTACACAGGGTAGTGTCTACTCCAGAAGCAC TACAAAAACTAGTCGAAGCGAGTCTGGATAGTGGTGTAGATATAAAGATGCATGTCGAAACCGCTGTTAAGATGAAACCAAAGCTAATGCAAGCCGTTGCTGAAATTCGAACCATGTTCAAGCGCAGCAGGGTACCACAAGACGAACATCCAAAACTCCGTGACCGTCAGCAACATTTCGATGAGGAG GTTGCAAATGAACTTTTCAAAGAAGTCCCTGAAGTCCTTGGAGTTGGATACAGGCTAGACACACTTATAGTAAATTTGAATTCTTCAATCCAAGACGATAAGGCCTCTATTAACAATATCCAGTCCAAAATTGTGAAGTTCCTTCAATCTCGGAACAAACAAATACTTGACATCACTTTTCGTTTTTGTAAAAGCGAAATGAGGGAATATGCACATGGCGATCAGACAGTTGGAGATTGCATTACAACAGGATCTAAACGTGGAACACTTGGCGGCTTTGCCTGGAAAGGGACGTCTGAAGATGAGAAATGTTGTCTTATATCGGCCAAGCATGTTTTAGATGACGAGGAGGAGAAGAATGTTTTACGAGTATCAACGAACGGCGACAAAATAATCGCTCAGACTTTGCGCCGAAGAGATGATCTTGAATACTTGTTGCCGGTCGATATTGCAGCTGCGCGACTTATGGCCGAGTCAATAACGGTACCTAGTCTTTTAGATTCGACCGGCGCTGAAAAACCATGCAGAGTGTATGATTATCAAAACCCAGAGCAATTAGAATCCTTGAATGGACTTATTGTTCACCTATGGGCGGTGAATTCTAAACCTGGTAAGGGCAAAATAACTACGCCGAAATATTTTCGACGCCTTGGTGCAAAGATTCAAAACATAATTGGAATTGAGAATCCCGACTCGGATGATGAGGAGAGGGATGGAGCCTCTGTTGGTACAAGACTGGCTACCTATGGAGACAGTGGTTCGCTTGTCTGTGCAGACACGCCAGATGGCGACTTTATACATGCGATAGGAATGTTAATGGGAGAGGAATCGGCagatgaaaacacaaaaatgtacgTGTCGTGTGACCTGCAGTCTGGGATTGAACACATGGCAGACAAATACCAAGATACGTTCAGGTTGTGTAACAGTATTTTATAA
- the LOC127858958 gene encoding uncharacterized protein LOC127858958, with translation MAERLRQYRIGKELYPRYKYATEEIKRAYTKYSRLTSECGLSGEPHLPIFGDVLVNILESHVDVLIEADELSPKSMPDPTNFETMNHEQAKTQFSDLSENERLPTIYVTKYTEKNVPQDYFGNMIVYISGGPISDSKWSRYEDTYICVSNKKSCREDISEMLARYVFSYMRNRTELLHCIAHCAEADDYTQKLGRCLENRNNCSPSTPVKVMGSVTFRRCKSSTTEANLLVEKSLDAGVGLEEHLKRARTMRPRLLDAVSEICTMYKRSEIPENERPQIKRREKNVNEEVANELTMKIPQILGVGYRLDTLVVTLDASVMNDEKTMDKIKSDTRKVFDTRNIKEESINFIFSTRDMNRFTSDVRTGGFIRAVGKGTLGGFVWKGNPPHKECCLISANHVLQDKEKSDVYLISSNSTERMIAKTLPPRMDVEYLKPLDIAAAKLRIQPTEEPSLLDSTGQRANSRVYDYQNQDQVELLNGLKVHLWGAKTRLGKGKITMPLYYRSATSNIQTLIGLEDLDSDEASDAEESSRVLATEGDSGSLVCSNTPRGIYIDAIGMLIGKQHESDAQTPSLMTSASVTKNVDTSGNGINKVTELYARVTLAGNNASKGDAATQNQSVVSASSYGSSRNLYLAFDLQAGLRHMNDKYRDDFQLCKSVNNP, from the exons ATGGCGGAACGATTGCGTCAATACCGTATTGGGAAAGAGCTTTACCCGCGTTACAAATATGCCACCGAGGAGATCAAAAGGGCATACACAAAGTACTCCAGACTGACCAGTGAGTGTGGGCTCTCAGGAGAACCACATCTGCCAATATTTGGAGATGTTTTGGTGAACATATTAGAATCGCACGTTGATGTACTAATAGAAGCAGACGAGCTCTCCCCTAAATCTATGCCAGATCCTACCAATTTCGAAACCATGAATCATGAACAGGCAAAGACACAATTTTCCGATCTGTCCGAAAATGAAAGATTACCTACAATTTATGTCACAAAATACACAGAGAAAAACGTCCCACAAGACTACTTTGGGAATATGATTGTCTACATTTCCGGTGGTCCAATTTCAGATTCAAAATGGTCGAGATACGAGGACACATACATTTGTGTTTCAAATAAGAAATCGTGTAGAGAAGATATCAGTGAAATGTTAGCGAGATATGTTTTCTCGTACATGCGTAACAGGACTGAGCTTTTACATTGCATCGCACATTGTGCTGAAGCGGACGATTATACACAAAAACTAGGACGATGTTTGGAAAACAGAAATAATTGTTCACCTTCCACACCCGTAAAGGTCATGGGAAGTGTGACATTTCGCCGTTGCAAATCTTCTACCACCGAAG CAAATCTCCTCGTGGAAAAAAGTCTTGACGCAGGAGTTGGCCTCGAAGAGCACTTGAAAAGGGCCCGAACCATGAGACCAAGATTGCTCGATGCCGTTTCGGAGATTTGTACGATGTATAAAAGAAGCGAAATACCGGAAAATGAACGTCCTCAAATTAAAAGACGAGAGAAAAACGTCAACGAAGAG GTTGCTAATGAGCTTACCATGAAGATACCACAAATCCTTGGTGTCGGGTACAGGTTAGACACACTGGTGGTAACTTTGGATGCATCCGTCATGAACGATGAAAAAACAATGGATAAGATAAAGTCAGACACAAGAAAAGTGTTTGACACGAGGAATATAAAAGAAGAAAGTATAAACTTTATATTTAGCACGCGAGATATGAACAGATTTACAAGCGATGTGAGGACTGGAGGCTTCATTCGTGCGGTCGGGAAGGGAACACTTGGTGGCTTCGTATGGAAAGGGAATCCACCACATAAGGAATGCTGTCTGATATCGGCGAATCATGTTTTGCAAGACAAAGAAAAGAGCGATGTATACCTTATTTCTTCTAACTCAACAGAAAGAATGATCGCTAAAACACTGCCACCTAGAATGGACGTCGAATATTTAAAGCCCCTGGATATCGCAGCCGCTAAATTGCGCATTCAACCAACTGAAGAACCCAGCCTATTGGACTCGACTGGCCAAAGGGCAAATAGCAGGGTGTATGATTATCAAAACCAAGACCAGGTGGAGTTGTTAAATGGTTTAAAGGTTCACTTATGGGGAGCGAAGACCCGATTGGGCAAAGGTAAAATAACAATGCCTTTATACTATCGAAGTGCCACTTCAAATATCCAAACATTAATTGGACTCGAGGACCTTGATTCTGATGAAGCATCTGATGCTGAAGAAAGCAGTCGAGTACTCGCTACTGAGGGTGACAGTGGTTCGCTTGTGTGTTCCAACACTCCAAGAGGAATTTACATCGATGCGATAGGAATGTTAATCGGAAAACAGCATGAGTCTGATGCCCAAACCCCTTCGCTAATGACATCAGCTAGCGTAACAAAGAATGTAGATACTTCAGGCAACGGAATAAACAAAGTAACAGAGCTTTATGCAAGAGTGACATTAGCTGGCAACAACGCCAGCAAAGGTGATGCTGCTACCCAAAATCAAAGTGTAGTTTCTGCCTCATCTTATGGATCCAGCAGAAATCTGTATTTGGCCTTTGATCTTCAAGCAGGGCTTCGTCACATGAATGACAAATACAGAGATGATTTTCAATTGTGTAAAAGTGTGAACAACCCTTAG